From one Suicoccus acidiformans genomic stretch:
- the rplL gene encoding 50S ribosomal protein L7/L12, with amino-acid sequence MALNIEQIIEDIKNSTVVELNELVEAIEEEFGVSAAAPVAVAAAGPAEGGAAAEEKTEFDVELTAAGSAKIQVIKAVREATGLGLKEAKELVDGAPKVIKEGLAKEDAEALKAAIEEAGGSAELK; translated from the coding sequence ATGGCTTTAAACATTGAACAAATTATTGAAGATATTAAAAACTCAACAGTTGTTGAATTAAACGAATTAGTAGAAGCAATCGAAGAAGAATTCGGCGTTTCTGCTGCTGCTCCTGTAGCTGTAGCTGCAGCTGGTCCTGCTGAAGGTGGCGCTGCTGCTGAAGAGAAAACTGAATTTGACGTAGAATTAACTGCTGCTGGTTCAGCTAAGATTCAAGTTATCAAAGCTGTTCGTGAAGCAACTGGTCTTGGCTTGAAAGAAGCTAAAGAATTAGTTGACGGCGCACCTAAAGTAATCAAAGAAGGTTTAGCGAAAGAAGATGCAGAAGCATTGAAAGCAGCTATCGAAGAAGCTGGCGGATCTGCAGAATTAAAATAA
- the rplA gene encoding 50S ribosomal protein L1, whose translation MAKKGKKFQAALEKVDRTKEYSPSEAVALAKEIDFANFDATVEVSYNLNIDVTKADQQIRGAMVLPNGTGKTQTVVVIAAGEKAEEAKAAGADYVGDADLIEKINDGWLEFDVMVATPDMMGQVGRLGRVLGPKGLMPNPKTGTVTQDVTKAVNDIKAGQVNYRADKAGIVNVPIGKVSFEDDKLIENFKALHEQILRLRPASAKGNYIQSLTLTTTFGPGIKVDAPNALV comes from the coding sequence ATGGCTAAAAAAGGCAAAAAATTTCAAGCTGCTTTAGAAAAAGTAGATCGTACAAAAGAATATAGCCCAAGTGAAGCAGTTGCTTTGGCTAAAGAAATCGACTTTGCAAACTTTGATGCAACAGTTGAAGTATCATATAACTTAAATATTGATGTAACAAAAGCTGACCAACAAATCCGTGGTGCGATGGTATTACCAAACGGAACAGGTAAAACTCAAACTGTTGTTGTTATCGCAGCAGGTGAGAAAGCTGAAGAAGCGAAAGCAGCTGGTGCTGACTATGTTGGCGATGCTGATTTAATCGAAAAGATTAATGATGGTTGGTTAGAATTCGACGTTATGGTTGCTACACCAGACATGATGGGTCAAGTAGGTCGTCTAGGACGCGTCTTAGGACCTAAAGGTTTAATGCCTAACCCGAAAACTGGTACAGTTACACAAGATGTAACTAAAGCAGTAAACGACATCAAAGCAGGTCAAGTGAACTACCGTGCTGATAAAGCAGGTATTGTGAACGTTCCAATCGGTAAAGTATCTTTCGAAGACGATAAATTAATCGAAAACTTCAAAGCACTTCACGAGCAAATTTTACGTTTACGTCCAGCTTCAGCTAAGGGTAACTACATTCAAAGTTTAACGTTGACAACAACATTTGGCCCTGGGATTAAAGTAGATGCACCAAACGCATTAGTTTAA
- a CDS encoding aldo/keto reductase produces the protein MENVRLSNGVEMPKVGFGVFRIEDLATCEQAVLDALAVGYRSIDTAQYYQNEEAVGRAIRKSPVAREDIFLATKIWESDFAEDKTEQAVYGSMRRLGVDYLDLVLLHHPYGDYYGAYRALEKLYREGLIRAIGISNFYLARYLDFVSHVDIVPHINQVENHVFYQQAELASLMETYATKMEAWGPLAQGAHNFFKHPIIAEIAEKHQKTNSQVGLRYLLQLDRIVIPKSVHRERIEENFNVFDFELDEADMASLRKLDTDTPNNMGYWEVNRVKRTLRI, from the coding sequence ATGGAGAACGTCCGCTTATCTAATGGTGTAGAGATGCCCAAAGTAGGTTTTGGTGTCTTTCGTATTGAAGACTTGGCCACTTGTGAGCAGGCTGTGTTGGATGCATTGGCCGTAGGGTATCGCTCAATTGATACGGCCCAGTATTATCAGAATGAAGAGGCAGTAGGCAGAGCTATTCGTAAATCCCCAGTTGCCAGAGAGGATATATTTCTAGCCACCAAAATATGGGAGAGTGATTTTGCAGAAGATAAAACAGAGCAAGCCGTTTATGGATCGATGCGCCGATTGGGAGTTGATTATTTAGACCTAGTCCTCCTACACCATCCGTACGGTGATTATTACGGCGCTTATCGAGCTTTGGAGAAGTTGTACCGGGAAGGTCTGATTCGTGCGATTGGCATCAGTAATTTCTATCTTGCACGTTATTTAGATTTTGTCAGCCATGTGGATATCGTCCCCCACATTAATCAAGTCGAAAATCATGTCTTCTATCAGCAAGCTGAACTAGCTTCTTTAATGGAAACTTATGCCACAAAGATGGAAGCTTGGGGCCCGCTTGCTCAAGGCGCCCATAACTTCTTCAAACATCCAATCATTGCTGAAATAGCAGAAAAACATCAGAAAACAAATAGTCAAGTAGGTTTGAGATATCTATTGCAATTAGACCGAATTGTTATACCTAAGAGTGTCCACCGCGAGCGGATTGAAGAAAATTTCAATGTCTTTGATTTCGAATTAGATGAAGCAGATATGGCATCACTTCGTAAATTGGACACGGACACACCTAATAATATGGGCTATTGGGAAGTGAATCGGGTTAAACGTACCCTAAGAATTTAA
- a CDS encoding HdeD family acid-resistance protein, whose amino-acid sequence MSNRQENSFNWWSLFLGILYIIVGIVSFNYPGESILAIVYVYAILAIIRGIMLIIIRNRIADTFFFTSNGLIVFGIIDILIGVLLLFNVEIGIITMPILFAIWFIIDAIMLIANVGPIRHISTGKYWLLIILGVIGVIIGFYLLFNPIATLAMFPIMVGIYFIAMGVATIIAVF is encoded by the coding sequence ATGTCAAATAGACAAGAAAATTCATTTAATTGGTGGAGTTTGTTCCTAGGTATTCTATACATTATTGTGGGGATTGTAAGTTTTAACTACCCTGGCGAAAGTATTCTAGCTATTGTTTATGTTTATGCGATTTTAGCCATTATTCGTGGTATTATGTTAATTATCATTCGCAACCGGATTGCTGATACTTTTTTCTTTACCTCGAATGGACTGATTGTGTTCGGTATTATTGATATTCTTATCGGAGTATTGCTCTTATTCAATGTTGAAATTGGTATAATTACGATGCCTATCCTCTTCGCTATATGGTTTATCATTGACGCCATCATGCTCATAGCAAATGTTGGCCCAATCCGCCATATTTCAACCGGGAAGTATTGGCTCTTAATTATACTTGGTGTTATCGGTGTAATCATCGGTTTCTATCTACTCTTCAACCCGATAGCAACCTTAGCCATGTTCCCAATTATGGTAGGTATTTACTTCATTGCCATGGGCGTTGCTACAATCATTGCTGTATTCTAG
- a CDS encoding MaoC family dehydratase produces MTYEIGRTAEITEVISDERVRQFAELSGDYNPLHLNDSYAEQTEFKGRIAHGMLTAIYVAKALFALNPNGEAGGVHLSQNFKFKAPVYVGDTVTIRAKVKDLKSRAGITVATVATDFFNQDGKLVIKGEAQIIPEPKQAEA; encoded by the coding sequence ATGACTTATGAAATTGGCCGAACAGCTGAGATTACGGAAGTGATTAGTGATGAACGGGTGAGGCAATTTGCGGAATTATCCGGCGATTATAATCCATTGCACTTAAATGATTCATATGCTGAGCAGACAGAATTTAAAGGACGTATTGCCCATGGGATGCTAACCGCGATTTATGTTGCGAAGGCTTTATTTGCGCTGAATCCAAACGGCGAAGCAGGTGGGGTACATTTAAGTCAGAACTTTAAATTTAAAGCGCCGGTCTATGTAGGTGATACCGTAACAATCCGAGCAAAAGTAAAAGATTTGAAATCAAGAGCAGGCATTACGGTTGCAACGGTTGCCACAGATTTCTTTAATCAGGATGGTAAGTTGGTTATTAAAGGTGAAGCACAGATTATTCCAGAACCTAAGCAAGCAGAAGCCTAG
- the rplJ gene encoding 50S ribosomal protein L10 has protein sequence MVRRVVSREEKQAEMQAVAESFENSASIVIIDYLGLNVAEVTELRKNLRDNGVQMKVVKNSILRRAADHVGLEGLDEVFAGPTAICISEDDVVAPAKILVDAAKDFEALEIKGGIIEGQVSSIEEIETVAKLPSREGLLSMLLSVLEAPMRNTASVLSQANPARKMAYALKAVSDQKGAA, from the coding sequence TTGGTTAGACGAGTAGTAAGTCGTGAAGAAAAACAAGCAGAAATGCAAGCCGTTGCGGAAAGCTTCGAGAATTCAGCTTCAATCGTGATTATCGATTATTTAGGGTTGAACGTTGCTGAAGTAACTGAGTTACGTAAAAACTTGCGTGACAATGGCGTGCAAATGAAAGTTGTTAAGAACTCTATTTTACGTCGTGCTGCAGATCATGTTGGTTTAGAAGGCTTAGATGAAGTCTTTGCAGGACCAACTGCGATTTGTATCAGTGAAGATGATGTAGTAGCTCCAGCGAAAATCTTAGTAGATGCAGCCAAAGATTTCGAAGCTTTAGAAATTAAAGGTGGAATCATTGAAGGTCAAGTTTCTTCAATCGAAGAAATCGAAACGGTTGCCAAACTACCAAGCCGCGAAGGTTTACTATCTATGCTGCTTTCTGTATTGGAAGCTCCAATGCGCAATACAGCATCTGTACTTTCACAAGCGAACCCAGCCAGAAAAATGGCTTATGCGCTAAAAGCAGTTTCAGATCAAAAAGGTGCCGCTTAA
- the rplK gene encoding 50S ribosomal protein L11 has product MAKKVIDQVKLQIPAGQASPAPPVGPALGQAGVNIVAFTKEFNEKTADKQGMIIPVVIDVYEDRSFSFVTKTPPAPFLLKQAAGIQKASGEPNKNKVASVTRDQVREIAETKMDDLNAADVEAAMRMVEGTARSMGITVEG; this is encoded by the coding sequence GTGGCTAAAAAAGTTATCGACCAAGTCAAATTACAAATTCCTGCCGGACAAGCAAGTCCAGCTCCTCCAGTAGGTCCTGCACTAGGGCAAGCTGGGGTAAATATCGTTGCATTTACGAAAGAATTCAACGAAAAAACAGCAGATAAGCAAGGAATGATTATTCCAGTTGTTATCGATGTATACGAAGACCGTTCATTCAGTTTCGTTACAAAGACACCACCTGCACCATTCTTATTAAAACAAGCAGCAGGTATCCAAAAAGCTTCTGGAGAACCAAATAAAAATAAAGTAGCTTCAGTTACACGTGACCAAGTTCGCGAGATCGCTGAAACTAAAATGGATGATTTAAATGCAGCCGATGTAGAAGCTGCAATGCGTATGGTTGAAGGTACTGCTCGTTCAATGGGTATTACTGTCGAAGGCTAA